The following coding sequences are from one Capsicum annuum cultivar UCD-10X-F1 chromosome 3, UCD10Xv1.1, whole genome shotgun sequence window:
- the LOC107862974 gene encoding UNC93-like protein 1, with product MGSYVDEENGKESPKSPPNNSKFRYNSPLVQVGLIGLVCFCCPGMFNALSGMGGGGQVDHTAANNANTALYTAFTIFGILGGGIYNILGPQKTLFVGCSTYILYAGSFLYYNHIKHQAFVVVAGGLLGVGAGLLWAAQGAIMTSYPPHDRKGTYISMFWSIFNMGGVIGGLIPFVSNYNRTTAASVNDGTYIGFMVFMAIGTFLSLGILHPSKVVRNDGSTCTNIKYSSVSVELVQILKLFGNWKMLLMVPASWASNFFYTYQFNNVNGVLFNLRTRGLNNVFYWGAQMIGSVFIGAMMDYSFKSRRTRGLVGIAVVGVLSTAIWGGGLAKQLQYSRDDVPDHIVLLDFKDGSKFAGPFVLYFSYGLLDAMFQSMVYWVIGALADDSEILSRYTGFYKGIQSAGGAVAWQVDSHNVPFMNQLIANWALTTISFPLLVALVVLAVKDDDKDEKGATKEVAIPSNRDISTTVDNPSKE from the exons ATGGGTTCTTACGTAGATgaagaaaatggaaaagaatCACCTAAATCACCTCCCAATAATTCAAAATTCAGGTACAATTCACCACTTGTTCAGGTTGGTTTAATTGGATTGGTATGTTTTTGTTGTCCTGGTATGTTCAATGCCCTTTCTGGTATGGGTGGTGGTGGACAAGTTGATCACACAGCGGCTAACAACGCCAACACAGCACTCTACACAGCTTTCACAATTTTTGGAATATTAGGTGGTGGAATTTACAACATTTTAGGTCCACAAAAGACACTGTTTGTTGGGTGTTCAACTTATATATTGTATGCTGGGTCTTTTCTTTATTACAATCATATAAAGCATCAGGCATTTGTTGTAGTGGCGGGCGGTCTTCTTGGTGTTGGTGCTGGCCTTCTCTGGGCTGCACAGGGAGCTATTATGACATCGTATCCGCCACATGATAGGAAAGGTACTTATATATCGATGTTTTGGAGTATTTTTAACATGGGTGGTGTTATTGGTGGTCTTATTCCTTTTGTGTCTAATTATAATAGAACTACAGCAGCCTCGGTTAATGATGGTACATATATTGGATTTATGGTTTTTATGGCGATTGGAACGTTTCTTTCTTTAGGGATTTTGCATCCTAGTAAGGTTGTTAGGAATGATGGTTCGACTTGTACTAATATTAAGTACTCGAGTGTGTCCGTGGAACTAGTGCAGATTCTTAAGTTGTTTGGGAACTGGAAGATGTTGTTGATGGTTCCAGCTTCGTGGGCTAGTAACTTCTTTTATACTTATCAGTTCAATAACGTTAACGGGGTGTTGTTCAATTTGAGGACAAGGGGTTTGAACAATGTGTTCTATTGGGGTGCACAGATGATTGGGTCAGTGTTCATTGGGGCCATGATGGACTACAGCTTTAAGAGCAGGAGGACTAGGGGATTGGTTGGTATTGCTGTTGTTGGCGTGCTTTCTACAGCAATTTGGGGTGGAGGACTTGCGAAACAGCTTCAATATTCCCGTGATGATGTACCTGATCACATAGTGTTACTGGATTTCAAGGATGGTTCGAAGTTTGCAGGTCCTTTCGTCTTGTATTTTAGTTATGGATTACTCGATGCCATGTTTCAAAGCATGGTCTATTGGGTCATAGGAGCCTTGGCAGATGATTCTGAGATTCTCAGCAG GTATACTGGGTTCTATAAAGGAATACAAAGTGCAGGGGGAGCCGTTGCTTGGCAAGTCGATTCACATAATGTGCCATTCATGAACCAGCTTATCGCGAATTGGGCATTAACCACCATTAGTTTTCCATTACTGGTAGCTCTTGTAGTATTAGCTGTGAAGGATGACGACAAAGATGAAAAGGGTGCAACTAAGGAAGTTGCCATTCCTTCAAACCGTGACATTAGTACTACAGTAGACAACCCCAGTAAGGAATAG
- the LOC107866080 gene encoding uncharacterized protein LOC107866080, translating into MEFLRILPFQSIVVFLLFTVVYFPLTVRSDEVIPLLLPSDQVNDICPTKPSQTESSCTVNCFRPDPVCGVNGVTYWCGCPDAQCAGVRVVKLGICEVGNGGSAPVTGQALLLVHIVWLVLLGFVGLFGLL; encoded by the coding sequence ATGGAATTTCTTAGAATTTTACCGTTTCAGTCCATTGTCGTTTTCCTTCTCTTCACCGTCGTTTACTTTCCGTTAACCGTCCGTTCAGATGAAGTCATTCCATTGCTTTTGCCGTCCGATCAAGTTAACGACATTTGCCCTACAAAGCCGTCTCAAACGGAGTCGTCTTGTACCGTTAACTGCTTCCGACCCGACCCCGTTTGCGGCGTTAACGGCGTTACGTATTGGTGTGGTTGCCCTGATGCACAATGTGCTGGTGTTCGTGTTGTGAAATTGGGGATTTGTGAAGTGGGTAACGGAGGTTCTGCTCCGGTTACGGGTCAGGCGCTGCTGTTGGTTCACATTGTTTGGCTTGTGTTGCTTGGTTTCGTTGGACTGTTTGGGCTTCTATGA